From a single Nocardioides panacis genomic region:
- a CDS encoding amidohydrolase family protein: MTSDLDLHGLPLRDYAPQSSLVVPEHHPRRSVVPAVDVHNHLGRWHRGEWTVPSVPELVRVMDECNVATIVNLDGCWGEELEANLDRYDRAFPGRFLSFCRLDWSQCASSDDWGTSFAASLRDSVARGAGGIKLWKDVGLHVRDRDGDLVLLDDPRLEPLWEALADTGTPVLVHTADPAAFFRPVDARNERLEQLLARPDWQFSGDEFPSLERLLGALETVVSRHRDVTFIGAHVGCFVEDLQWVDRMLSSYPNFNVDIAARVGDLGRQPRAAARLVRQHPDRVLLGTDAFPPRSEDYRLYFRFLGTDDEYFAYSDEDPPGDGRWRVYGLDLPDDVLSRVVGDNARDLIPRLATGA, from the coding sequence ATGACCAGCGATCTTGACCTTCACGGCCTGCCTCTGCGCGACTACGCGCCCCAGTCGTCGCTCGTCGTCCCCGAGCACCATCCGCGGCGGTCGGTCGTCCCGGCCGTCGACGTGCACAACCACCTGGGTCGCTGGCATCGCGGGGAGTGGACCGTGCCGTCGGTGCCCGAGCTCGTGCGTGTCATGGACGAGTGCAACGTCGCCACGATCGTGAACCTCGACGGATGCTGGGGCGAGGAGCTCGAGGCCAACCTCGACCGCTATGACCGCGCGTTCCCCGGTCGCTTCCTGTCCTTCTGTCGCCTCGACTGGTCGCAGTGCGCGAGCTCAGACGACTGGGGCACCTCGTTCGCCGCGTCGTTGCGCGACTCCGTGGCTCGTGGCGCGGGCGGCATCAAGCTTTGGAAGGACGTCGGCCTGCACGTGCGGGACCGGGACGGCGACCTCGTCCTGCTCGACGACCCACGGCTCGAGCCGCTGTGGGAGGCGTTGGCCGACACCGGCACCCCGGTGCTCGTGCACACCGCAGACCCCGCCGCCTTCTTCCGCCCGGTGGATGCGCGCAACGAGCGGCTGGAACAGCTGCTCGCGAGGCCCGACTGGCAGTTCTCCGGCGACGAGTTCCCGTCGCTGGAGCGACTGCTGGGTGCGCTCGAGACGGTGGTGTCCCGGCATCGGGACGTGACCTTCATCGGTGCGCACGTCGGCTGTTTCGTCGAGGACCTGCAATGGGTCGACCGGATGCTCAGCAGCTACCCCAACTTCAACGTGGACATCGCCGCTCGCGTCGGCGACCTGGGGCGCCAACCGCGAGCGGCCGCGCGCCTGGTGCGGCAGCACCCGGACCGGGTCCTGCTCGGCACCGATGCCTTCCCGCCCCGCAGCGAGGACTACCGGCTGTACTTCCGGTTCCTCGGCACGGACGACGAGTACTTCGCGTACTCCGACGAAGACCCCCCGGGCGACGGCCGCTGGCGCGTCTACGGGCTCGATCTGCCCGACGACGTGCTGAGTCGTGTCGTCGGTGACAACGCACGAGACCTCATCCCCAGACTCGCGACGGGAGCATGA
- a CDS encoding ABC transporter substrate-binding protein: MAALCVGLAAAGCSGSDTGSNGGAAAKAESGAVTISYAIWEKPQLATMQKIAAKFHAENPKITVDIQLTPWEQYWTKLQTSLKGGSGADVFWMNIPNLKKYANGGVLMPIDAYVDRDKVDLGNYVPAVMDAYKFKDHVYALPKDVDAIALWYNKELFKQAGVDYPTADWTWDDLTAAAQKLTDPAKGVYGIAAPAEDQANYDNTILQAGGQILSADGKKSGLDSPEAIRGLQFWVDLINKYHASPSLQQMTDTDSEQMFTSGKVAMYYGGSWTVLDMKAIPEAKRFADVAPMPHDAQHYSVSNGLGMVINSKTKHPDAAWQWVKYLGGKAAAQMQAETGTVIPAYKGMADAWVKSSPEFNLQVFVDQLKYAQPLPSSIDTPAWRDPAAAELAKAWTGSASVEDAARKAAQIMNDALAKEGS, from the coding sequence GTGGCAGCACTGTGCGTGGGCCTTGCCGCCGCGGGCTGCTCCGGATCCGACACCGGCTCGAACGGTGGCGCCGCGGCCAAGGCCGAGAGCGGGGCGGTGACCATCTCCTACGCCATCTGGGAGAAGCCGCAGCTCGCCACGATGCAGAAGATCGCGGCGAAGTTCCACGCGGAGAACCCCAAGATCACCGTCGACATCCAGCTGACGCCGTGGGAGCAGTACTGGACCAAGCTGCAGACGTCCCTGAAGGGAGGCAGCGGCGCCGACGTCTTCTGGATGAACATCCCGAACCTCAAGAAGTATGCGAACGGCGGCGTGCTGATGCCGATCGATGCGTACGTGGACCGCGACAAGGTCGACCTCGGCAACTACGTGCCGGCGGTGATGGACGCGTACAAGTTCAAGGACCACGTGTACGCCCTGCCGAAGGACGTCGACGCGATTGCGCTCTGGTACAACAAGGAGCTCTTCAAGCAGGCCGGCGTCGACTACCCGACGGCCGACTGGACGTGGGACGACCTCACGGCCGCTGCCCAGAAGCTCACCGACCCGGCCAAGGGCGTCTACGGCATCGCCGCGCCGGCCGAGGACCAGGCGAACTACGACAACACGATCCTGCAGGCGGGCGGCCAGATCCTCTCCGCCGACGGGAAGAAGTCGGGCCTCGACTCGCCGGAGGCGATCCGCGGGTTGCAGTTCTGGGTGGACCTGATCAACAAGTACCACGCCTCGCCCTCCCTGCAGCAGATGACCGACACCGACTCGGAGCAGATGTTCACCTCGGGCAAGGTGGCGATGTACTACGGCGGCTCGTGGACGGTGCTGGACATGAAAGCGATCCCGGAAGCGAAGCGGTTCGCCGACGTGGCCCCGATGCCGCACGACGCTCAGCACTACTCCGTGAGCAACGGGCTGGGCATGGTGATCAACAGCAAGACCAAGCACCCCGACGCCGCGTGGCAGTGGGTCAAGTACCTCGGTGGCAAGGCCGCCGCCCAGATGCAGGCCGAGACCGGCACCGTCATTCCCGCCTACAAGGGGATGGCCGACGCCTGGGTCAAGTCCTCACCCGAGTTCAACCTCCAGGTCTTCGTCGACCAGTTGAAGTACGCCCAGCCCCTGCCCTCCTCCATCGACACCCCGGCGTGGCGTGACCCGGCGGCGGCCGAGCTCGCCAAGGCCTGGACCGGGTCGGCCAGCGTCGAGGACGCCGCCCGCAAGGCGGCACAGATCATGAACGACGCCCTCGCCAAGGAAGGTTCCTGA
- a CDS encoding carbohydrate ABC transporter permease: MTVTEQHQDHPGTGSRTSLRPEPPSRSGLRRQDAMWATVLIAPTAIGLLVFSIWPTLLTFYYSFTSWGAFGGHTWAGLENYTQLLHDSELLQSLVNTAILSLITLLSVPLGIVVAALLHRPDFRLTRFYRTVYFLPAVTLPASIALMWRLVYNGDFGPLNWTLSLVGIDGPSWLADSHTAIYALGVVSIWGSIGYNMVLFLAGMQAIPRDYYEAAELDGAGSISQFFQITVPLLTPTTFFVTVITVINALQAFDLVFLMIGKTNPALEKSQTVVYLFYEKGFVESQGGYAAAIAFVLLAVILVFTAVQFRMQRRWVHYG; the protein is encoded by the coding sequence ATGACCGTCACTGAACAGCACCAGGACCATCCGGGCACCGGCTCGCGCACGTCCCTCAGGCCCGAGCCCCCGAGCCGCTCAGGTCTGCGCCGTCAGGACGCGATGTGGGCGACCGTCTTGATCGCACCGACCGCCATCGGGCTGCTGGTGTTCTCCATCTGGCCCACCTTGCTCACCTTCTACTACTCGTTCACGTCGTGGGGGGCGTTCGGCGGGCACACCTGGGCGGGCCTGGAGAACTACACCCAGCTGCTGCACGACTCCGAGCTGCTGCAGTCGCTGGTCAACACGGCCATTCTGAGCCTCATCACGCTCCTGAGCGTGCCGCTCGGCATCGTCGTCGCAGCGCTGCTGCACCGACCCGACTTCCGGCTGACGCGCTTCTACCGCACCGTGTACTTCCTGCCGGCCGTGACGCTGCCGGCGTCGATCGCCCTGATGTGGCGACTGGTCTACAACGGCGACTTCGGCCCCTTGAACTGGACATTGAGCCTGGTCGGCATTGACGGACCGTCGTGGCTCGCCGACTCCCACACGGCGATCTACGCCCTCGGCGTCGTCTCCATCTGGGGCTCGATCGGCTACAACATGGTGCTGTTCCTCGCCGGCATGCAGGCCATCCCACGTGACTACTACGAGGCGGCCGAGCTGGACGGTGCAGGGTCGATCTCGCAGTTCTTCCAGATCACCGTGCCGCTGCTGACGCCGACGACGTTCTTCGTCACGGTGATCACGGTCATCAACGCGCTGCAGGCGTTCGACCTCGTCTTCTTGATGATCGGCAAGACCAATCCGGCGCTCGAGAAGTCCCAGACGGTGGTGTACCTCTTCTACGAGAAGGGGTTCGTCGAGTCCCAAGGGGGGTACGCCGCGGCGATCGCCTTCGTGCTGCTCGCGGTGATCTTGGTCTTCACGGCCGTCCAGTTCCGTATGCAGAGGCGGTGGGTCCACTATGGCTGA
- a CDS encoding carbohydrate ABC transporter permease has protein sequence MADAVAATGSQKLPRWRRDLWVHVVLMLGAVLMISPFVLEVVTSVKTFAQATHTPPSLVPHPFHWGNYKDVFESLPFGRQLLNTVVMTLARTLGQVLLCSAAGFAFARLQFRGRGLLFGLFLSVLMVPSQLFLLPNYEIMQHLGLLNSISALWLPGIFSAFGTFLMRQFFLQLPRELEEAARIDGANPLQVYWWVMLPLATPALMALAILTAIWSWNDLLWPLIINTDPSKMPVSAGLAALQGGAPHQLSRPDGWLAPSQPADDRAVRDLPAPCPRGHRVHRSQGLATALTP, from the coding sequence ATGGCTGACGCCGTGGCCGCGACGGGCAGTCAGAAGCTGCCACGCTGGCGCCGGGACCTGTGGGTGCACGTGGTGCTCATGCTGGGTGCCGTCCTCATGATCTCCCCGTTCGTCCTCGAGGTCGTCACCTCGGTCAAGACCTTCGCCCAGGCGACGCACACGCCGCCTTCGCTGGTCCCGCATCCGTTCCACTGGGGCAACTACAAGGACGTGTTCGAGTCGCTGCCGTTCGGCAGGCAGCTGCTCAACACCGTCGTCATGACGCTTGCACGGACCCTGGGCCAGGTGCTGTTGTGCTCCGCTGCCGGCTTCGCCTTCGCACGCCTGCAGTTCCGGGGTCGTGGGCTGCTGTTCGGGCTGTTCCTGTCGGTGCTGATGGTGCCGTCGCAGCTGTTCCTCCTGCCGAACTACGAGATCATGCAGCACCTCGGGCTGCTGAACAGCATCAGCGCGTTGTGGCTGCCCGGCATCTTCAGTGCGTTCGGCACCTTCCTCATGCGGCAGTTCTTCCTGCAGCTGCCTCGCGAGCTCGAAGAAGCGGCGCGGATCGACGGCGCGAACCCTTTGCAGGTGTACTGGTGGGTCATGTTGCCCCTTGCGACGCCTGCGCTGATGGCGCTGGCGATCCTCACCGCGATCTGGTCGTGGAACGACCTGCTGTGGCCGCTGATCATCAATACCGACCCCAGCAAGATGCCGGTGTCGGCGGGGCTCGCGGCCCTTCAGGGGGGAGCACCTCACCAACTATCCCGTCCTGATGGCTGGCTCGCTCCTAGCCAGCCTGCCGATGATCGCGCTGTTCGTGATCTTCCAGCGCCGTGTCCTCGAGGGCATCGCGTTCACCGGTCTCAAGGGTTAGCGACGGCGTTGACGCCGTAG
- a CDS encoding amidohydrolase family protein: protein MTIPLDGDLPLSRYRPRARLSLPEHTVTTARSRAIDAHSHIGRWLSAWADREGEWLVKDVEPWLEEMAGYNVHGFVNLDGRWGEELRLNLERFDERHPDRIATFCHVDWSLLEQPSSDRALADNLADSVAAGAAGVKVWKDLGLHVRDGAGELVLPDDERLAGVWQTAGELDIPIWWHIADPLAFFDPVDEHNEFLELLAERPDWSFAGPEYPTFERLMDALEAVVAAHPRTRFVAVHAGCNAEDLGWVGRMLDTYPNLHIDIAARLSQLGRQPRATRELVLRHPDRVLFGCDEIPHTGSSYPRHFRFLETEDEHFPHSDDDPPMMGRWAISGIGLPDDVLQAVYADNAARLVPRLTAATEQTHPTSKQDVTP, encoded by the coding sequence ATGACGATCCCTCTTGATGGTGACCTGCCGCTGAGCCGCTACCGGCCCAGGGCGCGTCTGTCCCTGCCCGAGCACACGGTCACGACCGCCCGCTCCCGCGCCATCGACGCCCACAGCCACATCGGGCGGTGGCTCAGCGCCTGGGCGGACCGGGAGGGCGAGTGGCTGGTGAAGGACGTCGAGCCCTGGCTCGAGGAGATGGCCGGCTACAACGTGCACGGGTTCGTCAACCTCGACGGACGGTGGGGGGAGGAGCTGCGCCTCAACCTCGAGCGCTTCGACGAGCGCCACCCCGACCGCATCGCGACGTTCTGCCACGTCGACTGGTCGCTTCTCGAGCAGCCCTCGAGCGATCGTGCGCTGGCCGACAACCTGGCCGACTCCGTGGCCGCGGGTGCGGCCGGGGTCAAGGTCTGGAAGGACCTCGGCCTGCACGTCCGTGACGGTGCCGGTGAGCTGGTGCTGCCGGACGACGAGCGACTTGCCGGCGTCTGGCAGACGGCCGGTGAGCTCGACATCCCTATCTGGTGGCACATCGCGGACCCGTTGGCGTTCTTCGACCCCGTCGACGAGCACAACGAGTTCCTGGAGCTGCTCGCGGAGCGCCCGGACTGGTCGTTCGCTGGTCCGGAGTACCCCACCTTCGAGCGGCTCATGGACGCCCTGGAAGCCGTCGTAGCCGCCCATCCGCGCACGCGGTTCGTGGCCGTGCATGCGGGCTGCAATGCCGAGGACCTCGGCTGGGTCGGCCGGATGCTCGACACCTACCCCAACCTGCACATCGACATCGCCGCCCGGCTCTCGCAGCTGGGCAGGCAACCGCGCGCGACCCGCGAGCTGGTACTGCGCCACCCGGACCGCGTCCTGTTCGGCTGCGACGAGATACCGCACACCGGGTCCAGCTATCCCAGGCACTTCCGCTTCCTGGAGACCGAGGACGAGCACTTCCCGCACTCGGACGACGACCCGCCGATGATGGGCCGCTGGGCCATCAGCGGCATCGGCCTCCCGGACGACGTCCTGCAGGCCGTGTACGCCGACAACGCCGCACGGCTGGTGCCCCGCCTGACGGCCGCCACCGAGCAAACCCACCCGACGAGCAAGCAGGACGTGACCCCGTGA